A single region of the Solwaraspora sp. WMMD406 genome encodes:
- a CDS encoding winged helix-turn-helix domain-containing protein yields the protein MATPPDYVRISDAYAAAIVSGRLKPGEKLPSIAEMSKRYTVGATTIKMVLVRLEARRLVRRHQGKGTFVEPSERWLLPDRDDDEPEFEI from the coding sequence TTGGCTACGCCGCCCGACTATGTCCGCATTTCTGATGCTTACGCCGCCGCGATCGTCAGCGGCCGGCTCAAGCCAGGGGAGAAGCTGCCCTCGATCGCCGAGATGAGCAAGCGCTACACGGTCGGAGCCACGACCATCAAGATGGTTCTCGTGCGGTTGGAGGCGCGCCGCCTGGTCCGGCGTCACCAGGGCAAAGGCACCTTCGTCGAACCCAGCGAGCGGTGGTTGCTTCCTGACAGGGATGACGACGAGCCAGAGTTCGAGATCTGA
- a CDS encoding ABC transporter permease, with amino-acid sequence MSTTAAPTTPAAPAGTSSAAVRVGPARLGLRQGRLEIKQFLRSRESVVFTMAFPVIMILIFASIFTGEITDGVRFTQYFITGMIATGLMTVGFQSLAIQIPIERDRGVLKRLRGTPMPKWVYFAGKVIMVAVIGFAEMVLLLAVATLLFDLQLPDTAVKWFTLGWVSVLGITACTLCGIAFSSLARSGRGASAVATPVSLVLQFTSGVFFVFTALPGWMQQIAALFPLKWMCQGLRSVFLPESFGTQEPGGSFELGMVALVLGVWCVIGLVLCLTTFRWTTKRDG; translated from the coding sequence ATGAGCACGACGGCCGCCCCCACCACCCCTGCCGCTCCCGCCGGTACGTCGTCGGCCGCCGTCCGGGTCGGCCCCGCGCGGCTCGGGCTGCGACAGGGCCGGCTGGAGATCAAGCAGTTCCTGCGCAGCCGCGAATCGGTGGTCTTCACGATGGCCTTCCCGGTCATCATGATCCTGATCTTCGCGTCGATCTTCACCGGCGAGATCACCGACGGCGTACGGTTCACCCAGTACTTCATCACGGGGATGATCGCCACCGGACTGATGACCGTCGGTTTCCAGAGCCTGGCCATCCAGATCCCGATCGAACGCGACCGGGGCGTACTCAAGCGGCTACGCGGTACGCCGATGCCGAAGTGGGTCTACTTCGCCGGCAAGGTCATCATGGTGGCGGTGATCGGGTTCGCCGAGATGGTGCTGCTGCTGGCGGTGGCGACCCTGCTGTTCGATCTGCAGCTGCCGGACACCGCGGTCAAATGGTTCACCCTGGGCTGGGTGTCGGTGCTCGGCATCACCGCCTGCACGCTCTGCGGCATCGCGTTCTCGTCACTGGCGCGCAGCGGGCGCGGCGCCTCGGCGGTGGCTACCCCGGTCTCCCTGGTGCTGCAGTTCACCTCCGGGGTCTTCTTCGTCTTCACCGCGCTGCCCGGCTGGATGCAGCAGATCGCCGCACTGTTTCCGCTCAAGTGGATGTGTCAGGGGCTGCGGTCGGTGTTCCTGCCGGAGTCCTTCGGCACCCAGGAGCCGGGCGGCTCGTTCGAGCTCGGCATGGTCGCGCTGGTGCTCGGCGTCTGGTGCGTCATCGGCCTGGTGCTCTGCCTGACCACGTTCCGCTGGACCACCAAACGCGACGGCTGA
- a CDS encoding ABC transporter permease produces MTALGRLTVMEAKLFLRDPAAVVMALAFPMLLIVVLGGVMPGFRTPVAELAGLRPIDFYLPVVVALAVATIAINALPTTMAAYRERGVLRRMATTPVRPEKLLGAQLLVSTAATTVAVGLAVAAAAVVFRVPLPERPLGFLGVFLLGAAATFAVGLLIAALVPTGRAANAISMLVYFPMLFFAGVWTPGPMMPEAIRRISDLTPLGALSQAMQASWAGDPVRPLHLLVMAAYLTAVGALAARWFRWR; encoded by the coding sequence ATGACCGCGCTGGGTCGGCTCACCGTGATGGAGGCCAAGCTGTTCCTGCGGGATCCGGCGGCCGTGGTGATGGCACTGGCCTTCCCGATGCTGCTCATCGTCGTGCTGGGCGGGGTGATGCCCGGTTTCCGTACCCCGGTGGCGGAGCTCGCCGGCCTGCGCCCGATCGACTTCTACCTGCCGGTGGTGGTGGCGCTGGCGGTCGCCACCATCGCGATCAACGCGCTGCCCACGACGATGGCCGCCTACCGCGAGCGGGGCGTGCTGCGCCGGATGGCCACCACCCCGGTACGCCCGGAGAAGCTGCTCGGCGCCCAGCTGCTGGTCTCCACCGCCGCTACCACCGTCGCGGTCGGTCTGGCCGTCGCGGCGGCGGCCGTCGTGTTCCGGGTGCCACTGCCGGAGCGTCCGTTGGGTTTTCTCGGTGTCTTTCTGCTCGGCGCGGCGGCCACCTTCGCCGTCGGGTTGCTGATCGCGGCCCTGGTGCCGACCGGCCGGGCGGCGAACGCCATCAGCATGCTGGTCTACTTCCCGATGCTGTTCTTCGCCGGGGTCTGGACGCCGGGGCCGATGATGCCCGAGGCGATCCGCCGGATCAGCGACCTCACCCCGTTGGGTGCGCTGAGCCAGGCCATGCAGGCCAGCTGGGCCGGCGATCCGGTTCGCCCGCTGCACCTGCTGGTGATGGCGGCCTACCTGACGGCCGTCGGGGCGCTGGCCGCTCGCTGGTTCCGCTGGCGGTGA
- a CDS encoding ABC transporter ATP-binding protein: MPVIDVEHLHKRYGDLVAVDDVSFTVDEGEIFGILGRNGAGKTTTVECALGLRRPDRGSVRVLGLDPQRDGARLRQRLGAQLQESQLPERMKVWEALELYSSFYRQPADWRELLDLLGLSARHDARFGQLSGGQKQRLSVALALVGDPKVAFLDELTTGLDPAARRDTWSLIESVRNRGVTLVLVTHLMEEAERLCDRVAVIDAGRVVAVDTPAGLAAGVDAGQRIRFVADRPLDLALLTALPQVTSATVDGREVVVEGGAELFFAVAAALSRHGVTPRELRLHQATLDDAFLALTGGAR; this comes from the coding sequence ATGCCCGTCATCGACGTCGAACACCTGCACAAGCGGTACGGCGACCTGGTCGCGGTGGACGACGTGTCGTTCACCGTCGACGAAGGAGAGATCTTCGGCATCCTCGGCCGCAACGGTGCCGGCAAGACCACCACTGTGGAGTGCGCGCTCGGGTTGCGCCGGCCGGACCGGGGCAGCGTACGGGTGCTCGGCCTGGACCCGCAGCGCGACGGTGCCCGACTGCGCCAGCGGCTCGGCGCCCAGCTGCAGGAGAGCCAACTGCCGGAGCGGATGAAGGTCTGGGAGGCCTTGGAGCTCTACAGCTCCTTCTACCGGCAGCCCGCCGACTGGCGGGAACTGCTCGACCTGCTCGGCCTGTCGGCCCGGCACGACGCCCGGTTCGGCCAGCTCTCCGGCGGGCAGAAGCAGCGTCTGTCGGTGGCGCTCGCCCTGGTCGGCGACCCGAAGGTGGCGTTCCTCGACGAACTCACCACCGGACTGGACCCGGCGGCCCGCCGCGACACCTGGTCGCTGATCGAGTCGGTCCGCAACCGGGGTGTCACCCTGGTCCTGGTCACCCACCTGATGGAGGAGGCGGAACGGCTCTGTGACCGGGTCGCGGTCATCGACGCCGGTCGGGTGGTCGCCGTGGACACCCCGGCCGGGCTGGCCGCCGGCGTCGACGCCGGGCAACGGATCCGGTTCGTCGCGGACCGACCACTGGACCTCGCCCTGCTCACCGCGCTGCCGCAGGTCACGTCGGCGACCGTCGACGGACGTGAGGTCGTCGTCGAAGGCGGCGCGGAGCTGTTCTTCGCCGTCGCCGCGGCGCTGTCCCGGCATGGGGTCACGCCGCGCGAGCTACGCCTGCACCAGGCTACGTTGGACGACGCCTTCCTGGCGCTCACCGGAGGTGCCCGATGA
- a CDS encoding 3-hydroxyacyl-CoA dehydrogenase family protein gives MAGRLAVIGAGLMGSGIAQVAAQAGWQVTMRDLDDAATARGVDGIRRSLDRFATKGTISADDVEAALSRIITTTDLEAAADADIVVEAVFERIEIKHEVFRALDKICKADAVLATNTSAIPVTQIAAVTERPESVVGTHFFSPVPMMKLCELVRGYKTSDATLATAKAFAEEIGKTCVVVNRDIAGFVTTRLLTALMVEAVKLVEAGVVSAEDLDTACKLGFGHAMGPLATTDLTGADVLLNAARNIYTDTADEKFFPPELLQRMVVAGDLGRKTGQGFYSY, from the coding sequence ATGGCGGGTCGGCTGGCAGTGATCGGAGCCGGATTGATGGGGTCGGGGATCGCTCAGGTCGCGGCCCAGGCCGGCTGGCAGGTGACCATGCGCGACCTCGACGACGCCGCCACCGCGCGGGGCGTCGACGGCATCCGGCGCTCGCTGGACCGGTTCGCCACCAAGGGCACCATCAGCGCCGACGACGTCGAGGCGGCGTTGAGCCGGATCATCACCACCACCGATCTGGAGGCGGCGGCTGACGCCGACATCGTCGTCGAGGCCGTCTTCGAGCGGATCGAGATCAAGCACGAGGTGTTCCGGGCGCTGGACAAGATCTGCAAAGCCGACGCGGTCCTGGCCACCAACACGTCGGCGATCCCGGTGACCCAGATCGCCGCCGTCACCGAACGCCCCGAGTCGGTGGTCGGCACGCACTTCTTCTCCCCGGTGCCGATGATGAAGCTCTGCGAACTGGTTCGCGGCTACAAGACCTCGGACGCGACACTGGCCACCGCGAAGGCGTTCGCCGAGGAGATCGGCAAGACCTGTGTGGTGGTCAACCGGGACATCGCCGGCTTCGTCACCACCCGGCTGCTCACCGCCCTCATGGTGGAAGCGGTCAAGCTCGTCGAGGCGGGCGTCGTCTCCGCCGAGGACCTGGACACCGCCTGCAAGCTCGGGTTCGGGCACGCCATGGGACCGTTGGCGACGACCGACCTGACCGGCGCGGACGTGCTGCTCAACGCGGCCCGCAACATCTACACCGACACCGCCGACGAGAAGTTCTTCCCGCCGGAGTTGCTGCAGCGCATGGTCGTCGCCGGTGACCTGGGCCGCAAGACCGGCCAGGGCTTCTACAGCTACTGA
- a CDS encoding ABC transporter ATP-binding protein, with amino-acid sequence MSDEAASAPAIEVRGLRKAYGGSPAVDGVDLTVRRGEVFALLGPNGAGKTTTVEILEGYRRRDAGEVRVLGVDPDPGTPQWRSRIGIVLQGTGEFDELTVGEVVAHFAAFYPAPADPAAVIERVGLSAKAKARTHTLSGGQKRRLDVALGIVGRPELLFLDEPTTGFDPEARREFWELIRSLAGAGTTILLTTHYLDEAEALADRVGVIAAGRLVEIAPPAELGGRRDALATVSWRTADGTAHHEESATPTALVADLAARFDGEVPGLTVTRPTLEDVYLRMIGHK; translated from the coding sequence ATGAGCGACGAGGCGGCGTCCGCGCCGGCGATCGAGGTACGCGGGCTGCGCAAGGCGTACGGCGGATCCCCGGCGGTGGACGGGGTCGACCTGACCGTGCGACGCGGCGAGGTCTTCGCCCTGCTCGGCCCGAACGGCGCCGGCAAGACCACCACCGTGGAAATCCTGGAGGGCTACCGCCGCCGCGACGCCGGCGAGGTCCGGGTGCTCGGCGTCGACCCCGACCCGGGTACGCCGCAGTGGCGCTCCCGGATCGGCATCGTCCTGCAGGGCACCGGCGAGTTCGACGAACTGACCGTCGGCGAGGTCGTCGCGCACTTCGCCGCCTTCTATCCGGCCCCGGCCGACCCGGCGGCGGTGATCGAGCGAGTCGGACTCTCCGCCAAGGCCAAGGCCCGCACCCACACCCTCTCCGGCGGACAGAAACGCCGCCTCGACGTGGCGCTGGGCATCGTCGGCCGCCCCGAACTGCTCTTCCTCGACGAGCCGACCACCGGCTTCGACCCCGAGGCGCGACGGGAATTCTGGGAGTTGATCCGGTCACTCGCCGGTGCCGGCACCACGATCCTGCTGACCACCCACTACCTCGACGAGGCCGAAGCCCTCGCCGACCGGGTCGGCGTGATCGCCGCCGGTCGACTCGTCGAGATCGCACCCCCGGCCGAGCTCGGCGGGCGACGCGACGCCCTGGCCACCGTTTCCTGGCGTACCGCCGACGGGACTGCACATCACGAGGAGAGTGCGACGCCGACGGCGCTGGTCGCCGACCTCGCCGCGCGCTTCGACGGCGAGGTCCCCGGCCTGACCGTCACCCGGCCGACGCTGGAAGACGTCTACCTGCGGATGATCGGACACAAATGA
- a CDS encoding DUF4126 domain-containing protein, with the protein MFELLTGTGLAASAGLNAYIPLLTVGLLARYTSLITPPDGWQWISNGWVLAILAGLLAVELVADKVPVVDHVNDVVQTVVRPTAGGLAFGAGSSSETVTVTDPGEFFTSNQWIPVLVGVLIALGVHGLKATARPVINTATAGTGAPVASTAEDVASVVMSVVAILLPVLVLVFLAVLVIGGPLLIRRARARRRERKAARAAGYRV; encoded by the coding sequence GTGTTCGAACTGCTGACCGGGACCGGGCTGGCCGCCTCCGCGGGGCTCAACGCGTACATTCCGCTGCTGACCGTGGGGCTGTTGGCCCGCTACACCAGTCTGATCACGCCGCCCGACGGGTGGCAGTGGATCAGCAACGGCTGGGTGCTGGCCATCCTGGCCGGGCTGCTCGCCGTCGAGCTGGTCGCCGACAAGGTGCCGGTGGTGGACCACGTCAACGACGTGGTGCAGACGGTGGTCCGCCCGACCGCCGGTGGGTTGGCGTTCGGCGCCGGATCGTCGTCGGAGACGGTGACCGTCACCGACCCGGGTGAGTTCTTCACCTCGAACCAGTGGATACCGGTGCTGGTCGGGGTGCTGATCGCGCTCGGAGTGCATGGTCTCAAGGCCACCGCCCGACCGGTGATCAACACGGCGACCGCCGGCACCGGTGCTCCGGTGGCGAGCACCGCGGAGGACGTCGCCAGCGTGGTGATGTCGGTGGTGGCCATCCTGCTGCCCGTACTGGTGCTGGTCTTCCTGGCCGTGCTGGTGATCGGCGGGCCGTTGCTGATCCGCCGGGCGCGGGCCCGCCGCCGGGAACGCAAAGCCGCCCGGGCCGCCGGATACCGGGTCTGA
- the murA gene encoding UDP-N-acetylglucosamine 1-carboxyvinyltransferase has translation MDVIRVVGGARLAGSVPVEGAKNSALKLMAAALLAPGRTVISNVPRITDIAIMGEVLRRLGCEVTFAAESDPVPASPTVSPVPDSLPVSRASTVTIDVPPMPGCEADYDLVRRLRASICVLGPLLARCGQVRVAHPGGDAIGSRGLDMHVAGLARMGADIANEHGFVIASAPRGLHGATIWLDFPSVGATENLVMAAVLADGVTEIDNAAREPEIVDICTMLNQMGAQIDGAGSATLRIEGVPELRPVRHATIGDRIVGGTWAFAAAMTQGDVTVRGVSSTFLEIALDKVATAGGTVDTTDDGFRVRMDRRPRAVDVVTLPFPGFATDLLPMAIGLASVSEGASLVTENIFDGRFMFVNELVRLGADIKTDGHHAVVRGRERLSGAPVRATDIRAGAGLVIAGLCADGVTEISHVHHIDRGYPNYVADLCSLGVQVERLAAPQEPAYRM, from the coding sequence ATGGACGTGATCCGGGTCGTCGGCGGTGCCCGGCTGGCCGGTTCGGTGCCGGTCGAAGGCGCGAAGAACTCCGCGTTGAAGCTGATGGCGGCCGCGTTGCTGGCCCCGGGCCGTACGGTGATCAGCAACGTTCCCCGGATCACCGACATCGCGATCATGGGTGAGGTGCTGCGGCGACTCGGCTGCGAGGTGACCTTCGCCGCCGAGTCGGATCCGGTCCCCGCGTCGCCGACGGTCTCCCCGGTCCCGGACTCCCTGCCGGTGTCCCGGGCCAGCACGGTGACCATCGACGTGCCGCCGATGCCCGGCTGCGAAGCCGACTACGACCTCGTACGGCGGCTGCGCGCCTCGATCTGCGTGCTCGGGCCGTTGCTGGCCCGGTGCGGGCAGGTGCGGGTCGCCCATCCCGGCGGCGACGCGATCGGCTCGCGGGGTCTGGACATGCATGTGGCCGGACTGGCCAGGATGGGTGCCGACATCGCCAACGAGCACGGGTTCGTCATTGCCTCCGCGCCGCGTGGGCTGCACGGGGCGACCATCTGGTTGGACTTCCCGAGCGTCGGCGCGACCGAGAACCTGGTGATGGCCGCGGTGCTGGCCGACGGGGTGACCGAGATCGACAACGCGGCCCGGGAACCGGAGATCGTCGACATCTGCACGATGCTCAACCAGATGGGTGCGCAGATCGACGGGGCGGGCAGCGCGACTCTGCGCATCGAGGGCGTACCCGAGCTGCGTCCGGTGCGCCATGCCACCATCGGGGACCGGATCGTCGGCGGAACCTGGGCGTTCGCGGCCGCGATGACCCAGGGCGACGTGACCGTACGGGGAGTCAGCTCGACGTTTCTGGAGATCGCCTTGGACAAGGTGGCGACCGCCGGGGGGACCGTCGACACCACCGACGACGGTTTCCGGGTACGGATGGACCGCCGTCCGCGCGCGGTGGACGTGGTGACCTTGCCGTTTCCCGGCTTCGCCACCGACCTGCTGCCGATGGCGATCGGCCTCGCCTCGGTCAGCGAGGGTGCCTCGCTGGTGACCGAGAACATCTTCGACGGGCGTTTCATGTTCGTCAACGAGCTGGTCCGGCTCGGCGCCGACATCAAGACCGACGGGCATCACGCCGTGGTCCGGGGCCGGGAGCGGCTCTCCGGTGCGCCGGTACGGGCGACCGACATCCGCGCCGGCGCCGGTCTGGTCATCGCCGGGCTCTGCGCCGACGGCGTCACCGAGATCTCTCACGTGCACCACATCGACCGGGGCTATCCCAACTACGTCGCCGACCTGTGTTCGCTCGGGGTGCAGGTCGAACGACTCGCCGCGCCTCAGGAGCCGGCGTACCGAATGTGA
- a CDS encoding ABC transporter ATP-binding protein, which produces MTGLGIETRDLTIRYGDTIAVDSLDLTLAPGKIYGLLGRNGSGKTSLLAVLSAFRRATSGTVRIGGADPYENAAIMSQIAFVRDRVDAQDTDRVGCILDLAATLRPNWDADYAKRLVERFDLPMRKRLNGLSRGMKSALSVTLGLAARAPLTIFDEAYLGLDAPSRYAFYDEVLADYLAHPRTIVLSTHLIEEVGSLFEEVVILHRGRLVAHEETETLRARGTTVTGPAAAVDAFVAGRTVLGSQQLGGTRSTTIFGTVDDGDRAAARTTGLELGPIGLQDLFVHLTADGAADIKEVRR; this is translated from the coding sequence ATGACCGGCCTGGGCATCGAAACCCGCGACCTCACGATCCGCTACGGCGACACGATCGCCGTCGACTCGCTCGACCTCACCCTCGCCCCCGGCAAGATCTACGGCCTGCTCGGGCGCAACGGCTCCGGCAAGACCAGCCTGCTCGCCGTACTGTCCGCCTTCCGCCGCGCCACCAGCGGGACCGTCCGGATCGGCGGCGCCGACCCGTACGAGAACGCGGCGATCATGTCGCAGATCGCGTTCGTTCGCGACCGGGTCGACGCCCAGGACACCGACCGGGTCGGCTGCATCCTGGACCTTGCCGCGACGCTGCGGCCCAACTGGGACGCCGACTACGCCAAGCGCCTGGTCGAACGGTTTGACCTGCCGATGCGCAAACGGCTCAACGGACTGAGCCGGGGCATGAAATCCGCCCTCAGCGTCACCCTCGGACTGGCTGCCCGAGCACCACTGACCATCTTCGACGAGGCCTACCTCGGCCTCGACGCCCCCAGCCGGTACGCCTTCTACGACGAAGTGCTGGCCGACTACCTGGCCCACCCGCGCACCATCGTGCTCTCCACCCACCTCATCGAAGAGGTCGGCTCGCTGTTCGAGGAAGTGGTCATCCTGCACCGGGGCCGGCTGGTCGCCCACGAGGAGACCGAGACCCTACGCGCCCGGGGGACCACGGTGACCGGCCCGGCCGCCGCCGTCGACGCGTTCGTCGCCGGGCGCACCGTTCTCGGCAGCCAGCAGCTCGGCGGCACCCGCTCCACCACCATTTTCGGCACCGTCGACGACGGCGACCGGGCCGCCGCCCGTACCACCGGGTTGGAGCTCGGCCCGATCGGGCTGCAGGACCTGTTCGTGCACCTCACCGCTGACGGCGCGGCAGACATCAAGGAGGTACGGCGATGA
- a CDS encoding transposase, with translation MQLRYNYRITPDAAQRTALAQAFGCARVVFNDGLRLRQQAREAGEKYISDGDLSKLVITAAKASEDRAWLGEVSAVVLQQALADLNTAYRNFFNSLSGKRRGRKVAPPRYRSRKDNRQAIRFTKNSRFEVCDNGRLRLPKIGDVAVRWSRGLPSDPTSVTVIKDTAGRYFASFVVRIGEDETLPPVDSEIGIDLGLTHFAVMSDGTKVTAPKFLRRAARKLKRLQQALSRKQRGSNRRRKAVIEVARAHARVADTRRDWQHKLSTTLIRDNQAVYVEDLCVVGLGRTRLAKSVHDAGWAAFTRMLEYKAERYGRTFARVDRWLPSTRMCSDCGRINEKIALNVREWDCPCGSHHDRDINAAINIKAAGQADFNDRRARVRPGLVPAPRSEAVTHPDAACSTRSVEGILVP, from the coding sequence GTGCAGCTCCGTTACAACTACCGGATCACCCCGGACGCCGCCCAGCGCACCGCGCTGGCGCAGGCGTTCGGGTGTGCCCGGGTGGTTTTCAACGACGGACTCAGGCTGCGTCAGCAGGCCCGCGAGGCGGGCGAGAAGTACATCTCCGACGGCGACCTGTCGAAGTTGGTCATCACAGCGGCCAAGGCCAGCGAGGACCGGGCCTGGCTGGGTGAGGTGTCGGCCGTGGTGTTGCAGCAGGCCCTCGCCGATCTGAACACCGCGTACCGCAATTTCTTCAACTCGCTGTCCGGCAAACGCCGGGGCCGCAAGGTGGCCCCGCCCCGGTACCGGTCCCGTAAGGACAACCGGCAGGCGATCCGGTTCACGAAGAACTCCCGGTTCGAGGTCTGTGACAACGGCCGCCTGCGGCTGCCGAAGATCGGCGACGTTGCGGTGCGCTGGTCGCGCGGCCTGCCGTCGGATCCCACCTCGGTCACCGTGATCAAGGACACGGCAGGCCGGTACTTCGCCTCGTTCGTCGTGCGGATCGGCGAGGACGAGACGCTGCCGCCGGTCGACTCCGAGATCGGCATCGATCTGGGCCTGACCCACTTCGCGGTCATGTCCGACGGCACGAAGGTGACCGCACCGAAGTTCCTGCGCCGCGCGGCCCGCAAGCTCAAGCGGTTGCAGCAGGCACTCTCACGCAAGCAGAGGGGCAGCAACCGCCGCAGGAAAGCCGTGATCGAGGTGGCCCGCGCTCACGCGCGGGTAGCCGACACCCGGCGGGACTGGCAGCACAAGCTGTCCACGACGTTGATCCGTGACAACCAAGCGGTGTACGTCGAGGACCTGTGCGTTGTTGGTCTCGGCCGGACCCGGCTGGCGAAGTCCGTGCACGATGCGGGCTGGGCCGCCTTCACCCGCATGCTGGAGTACAAGGCGGAGCGGTACGGGCGCACCTTCGCCCGGGTGGACCGGTGGCTCCCGTCCACCCGGATGTGCTCCGACTGCGGCCGGATCAACGAGAAGATCGCGCTGAACGTCCGGGAGTGGGACTGCCCGTGCGGCAGTCACCACGACCGGGACATCAACGCCGCCATCAACATCAAGGCCGCCGGACAGGCGGACTTCAACGACCGTCGAGCGCGGGTAAGACCAGGGCTTGTCCCGGCACCGCGCAGTGAAGCGGTAACCCACCCGGACGCCGCGTGTTCCACACGCAGCGTTGAGGGAATCCTCGTCCCTTAG
- the tnpA gene encoding IS200/IS605 family transposase, with translation MVELQGIRTGRHCTFAMHVHLVFVTKFRHNVFADRHLTRMEAIMRDVCADFEAELVEFNGENNHVHLLVNFPPKVAVARLVNSLKGVSSRRLRQEFPDLVRHYYRANKLWSGSYFAGSVGGAPLSVIKQYIEQQNRPGQGTARAWRPSQRGPSPPD, from the coding sequence ATGGTCGAACTTCAAGGCATCCGCACCGGCAGGCACTGCACTTTCGCGATGCATGTCCACTTGGTTTTCGTGACGAAGTTCCGGCACAACGTGTTCGCCGACCGGCACCTGACCCGGATGGAGGCGATCATGCGAGACGTGTGCGCCGACTTCGAGGCCGAACTGGTCGAGTTCAACGGCGAGAACAACCACGTCCACCTGCTGGTCAACTTCCCGCCCAAGGTCGCCGTGGCCAGGCTGGTCAACAGCCTCAAAGGGGTCTCCTCGCGCCGCCTCCGGCAGGAGTTCCCCGACCTGGTGCGCCACTACTACCGGGCCAACAAACTCTGGTCCGGCTCGTACTTCGCCGGGTCTGTCGGCGGCGCACCCTTGAGCGTCATCAAGCAGTACATCGAGCAGCAGAACCGTCCCGGTCAAGGCACTGCTCGGGCCTGGCGGCCCTCCCAGCGCGGGCCTTCACCCCCGGACTGA
- a CDS encoding polysaccharide deacetylase family protein, whose translation MGSRWTGLAVATAVAVLGVGAIVVGLVTHEDGLSVPASAVAGTVDPAAASTGGPGTDGGTPPGPSPASSPSPAPPDRPTDRPGATRPGTRPPVVDHGPRGGDLVALTFDADMTEGMRYSLRSGEVRSYANLAIVELLEREQVPATFFLTGMWVEEYPDLTRRLAGNPRFELANHTYDHSAFTADCYGLPQLPANAMTADVAKTFEVIEPYGGRQTRYFRFPGLCHDGAALAALAPLGVTVVDGDVISGDPFATAWQPIVDAVLSRVQPGSVVVLHVTEANAAMTDEALPHILAGLRDRGLTPATLSEVLAG comes from the coding sequence GTGGGTTCACGTTGGACGGGACTGGCGGTGGCGACAGCGGTCGCCGTACTCGGCGTCGGGGCGATCGTCGTCGGCCTGGTCACCCACGAAGACGGGCTGTCGGTGCCGGCCTCGGCCGTGGCCGGCACCGTCGATCCGGCGGCGGCGTCGACCGGTGGTCCGGGCACCGACGGCGGTACGCCGCCCGGCCCGTCGCCCGCCTCGTCACCGAGCCCCGCTCCCCCGGACCGCCCCACCGACCGGCCCGGTGCGACCCGGCCCGGTACCCGCCCGCCCGTGGTGGACCACGGACCGCGCGGCGGTGACCTGGTCGCGTTGACCTTCGACGCCGACATGACCGAAGGGATGCGCTACAGCCTGCGCAGCGGCGAGGTGCGCTCGTACGCCAACCTGGCCATCGTCGAACTGCTGGAACGCGAGCAGGTGCCGGCGACGTTCTTCCTGACCGGGATGTGGGTCGAGGAGTATCCGGACCTGACCCGCCGGCTGGCCGGCAACCCCCGCTTCGAACTCGCCAACCATACGTACGACCACTCGGCGTTCACCGCCGACTGCTACGGGCTTCCGCAGCTGCCGGCGAACGCGATGACAGCCGACGTGGCGAAGACGTTCGAGGTGATCGAGCCGTACGGCGGACGGCAGACCCGCTACTTCCGGTTCCCCGGGCTGTGCCACGACGGGGCGGCGCTGGCCGCGCTGGCCCCGCTGGGCGTGACCGTGGTGGACGGCGACGTGATCAGCGGCGACCCGTTCGCCACCGCCTGGCAGCCGATCGTCGACGCGGTGCTGTCCCGGGTGCAGCCGGGTTCGGTGGTGGTCCTGCACGTCACCGAGGCCAACGCCGCCATGACCGACGAGGCGTTGCCGCACATCCTCGCCGGTCTGCGCGACCGTGGCCTGACCCCGGCGACCCTGTCCGAGGTCCTCGCCGGATAG
- a CDS encoding GntR family transcriptional regulator — translation MFDDRSPIYQQIADKIKNDILSGALQEGEQVMSTNQYASYYRINPATAAKGFHQLIDEGVLFKKRGIGMFVSPDARETLRGQRRDRFFTEVVDPMLAEARIIGIPVTEIVARIQQSGTNIQQTGEAPQ, via the coding sequence GTGTTCGATGATCGAAGTCCGATCTATCAGCAGATAGCCGACAAGATCAAAAACGACATCCTGAGCGGGGCGCTGCAGGAGGGCGAGCAGGTCATGTCCACCAACCAGTACGCCAGCTACTACCGCATCAACCCCGCCACCGCCGCCAAGGGCTTCCACCAGCTCATCGACGAAGGCGTGCTGTTCAAGAAGCGCGGCATCGGCATGTTCGTCAGCCCTGACGCCCGCGAGACCCTGCGCGGCCAGCGCCGCGACCGGTTCTTCACCGAGGTCGTCGACCCGATGCTCGCCGAAGCCCGGATCATCGGCATCCCGGTGACCGAGATCGTCGCCCGCATCCAGCAGTCAGGCACCAACATCCAGCAGACCGGGGAGGCACCGCAATGA